The sequence below is a genomic window from Pristiophorus japonicus isolate sPriJap1 unplaced genomic scaffold, sPriJap1.hap1 HAP1_SCAFFOLD_931, whole genome shotgun sequence.
cagagagattttccacagagtCGCCGACATGACTGACACTTCAGCCGCCGAAACAGCTCCTTCTGCCGCCGCCGCTCAAGCCAAGGCCCCCCGCAAGAAGAAGAAGGCAGCTCCCCGCTCCAAGCCAGCCGGCCCCACGTtgggcgaacagatcctcaaggttgtgaccgatggcagcgatcgcaaggggatgtctctggccgcgataaagaaggctctggcggccaaaggcgtggatgtggagaagcgcgggtcccagatcaggttcagtatcaagaggaatgtgacaaatggcttcctgctgcagaccaagggcacgggcgcctcgggctccttcaaagtcgctaagaaggaaaaccaggggaaagtgggaaggaaggtgaagaaaccagcagccaagaactctccagccaagaaaccagcagccaagaaatctccagccaagaaaccagcagccaagaaatctccggccaagaaaccagcagccaagaaatctccggccaagaaaccagcagccaagaaatctccggccaagaaaacgagcaccaagaaggcgcTAACAGTAAAAAAGTCAGCGAAAGCGGCGGCTGGGAAGAAGGCGGCAGCGGCgaagcccaagagccccaagaaggcctcgggcgcaaaggtgaaggcggccaaaaaggtggGAAAACCGAGGGCCAAGGCCAAATCAACAAAACCCAAGAAACCAGCgctcaaaaagtaaataaaaagtgcaacttgtaaacatctgaacccaaaggctcttctcagagccacccacgcctctcagaaaagagttgatccccgaatcaaatgatccctgtcccggggccgggctcagatttcagacagaaatcattgaacatgaagccaggatccctggtgactcgctgacattggctgcacccacccctcccccagtgtctgcaataaaacacacagagaatgggatgtccggcccgggcctcactgtaactggggatgtgttcagctccagtctcagttcctggtcattgtcatttcacagattcagggggagagtctgtgagacggtgacactggcggagataccccgcctcacaactcaaaccccaaacaccacattctccaaatcagctggaataaggtgtttgaaaactgctgaacccgtctgtgagaggaagtgtggggagatggaacaaggtctgagattgacagggaaggggctgtatataggcgggaatattcgCGATTGTTAATTGTAGCGGGACTTTATTTAAAAGCTTCAGGTTCCTGGAAGCTTTGAATATAAATTCCGAGTCTGTTTCGGTTCTATTGTCGGAAAACGGTTTGAAATTAGCGGCTGCAGAAagctggaagatcagaggccgctctctgctctgtctgtcaatcttgactatgtctcctccccttcccgcctctctcactctgcgctttctcagtcaggtcggctccGGCTCTATAAAAAGGAGCCGGCAGCAGTTCACTTCTCATTCAGCGGCAGTTTAAGTGAAGAGTCATTATCATGTCTGGTCGCgggaaaggaggcaaaggactgggtaaaggcggagccaagcggcaccgtaaagtgctccgtgataacatccagggcatcaccaaaccagccatccgccgcttggctcgccgtggcggtgtcaaacGGATCTCGGGCctcatctacgaggagacccgcggggtgctgaaggtttttctggagaatgtgatcagggatgcggtcacctACACTGAACACGCCaaacgcaagacggtcactgccatggatgtggtgtacgctctgaaacggcagggccgcactctctatggattcggcggctgaataactcgacccttttcccccaaacacaacacaaaggctcttctaagagccacccaccggcacacagagagagcagcgacctggggatcGGAGCGCGGACAGTTTGGTTGGGAAATGGTTTCGGCTGTTTAATTAATGGAAAGAAAGgtttggatttatattgcgcctttcacgaccaccgaacgtctcaagacacagaaaaatagaaaataggtgcaggagtaggccattcggcccttcgagcctgcaccgccattcaacaagatcacagctgatcacctccccacgccccctccacactcccaacccccgcccccccctcagccgcaaggaccacatccaatgaacaagaccaatgaagtacttttggagtgtagtctctaggaatatgggaattattaaatattttacaactatTGTAAATATGAGAGATCAGAAACTCCGGCTGACAGTCACAATTACCGGGCAGGATACACAGTCCTCTTTACACATtacagtctcccctcacagataattCCTGTCATGTGAGGTTTCTGTGTGAGAATCGGTTAAGTGGGACGGCACTGGCGGGATCGATGCGGGACTTTATGTTTACAGGAAGCAGTGACCGCGGATTTATTCCCGCCCGGTACAGACGGATCAGGGAATGGAACATAATTCAAACCGGAATGTGACAGAATGGGAttggtgacttataatggggcacaatcgccgttataaagagcgggattcttaaattgctggcgggaaattagattttatttaatctctgttggttgatattctgaaattggcgggctttttgaaattgaccaaatgtcagtttcagttcagccaatTAGGGCCCAGTATTCCTCGCCCTTCATTTTCACTCGGTGCttggttcaaacttgattggcgGTCGGGTTGCAGCCAATCACAGCTCCATGCGGACCCTCACACACTTTAAATGGAAGCAAAGAGGAGTCCCCGCATTAACAATCCGTGTGTCCCAGATTGTGTTGAGATCCgttcagaaaatggccaggaccaagcagacagcgcgcaaatccaccggagggaaagctcctcgcaaacagctggcgaccaaagcggcccggaagagcgctccggccacgggcggagtgaagaagcctcatcgctaccgacccggcaccgtggctttgagggagatccgccgctaccagaaatccaccgagctgctgatccgcaaactgcccttccagcgcctggtgcgggagatcgctcaggacttcaagaccgacctgcgcttccagagctcggccgtcatggccctgcaggaagccagcgaggcttacctggtggggctctttgaggacaccaacctgtgcgccatccacgccaagcgagtcaccatcatgcccaaagacatccagctggcccgccgcatccgcggggagcgcgcctagactcCCCCTGCCCCGGCTCCAAGCttcagcaccaagtgcaacaacggctcttttcagagccaccaaatcagcaaaggaaagagctgcgatctactgtaaccagagcttcgtgttgttcattaacccattgtagGGACGGGCAGAGGGTGTGAGACTGATTACTGATCGTGTCTTCATATACCAACTCGGTTCACATGGGAATTATTGACGATTAACTGGTGAGTCTTTTAATATTTTCAGAAACTGACATCGGCTTTGCGTCGCTCTGACCTCGAGTTCCCCGGGGCAgagcacagatttccccattcGGTGTTGCCGGAGAATGGGGGCAGGTAGATCTGGGAAGCACTGCAATGGACTCGGGTCCTGTATGTGTGCATCGCTCGCTGCTCCAGTGCGGTCTAAACTGACCG
It includes:
- the LOC139257923 gene encoding histone H1-like; translated protein: MTDTSAAETAPSAAAAQAKAPRKKKKAAPRSKPAGPTLGEQILKVVTDGSDRKGMSLAAIKKALAAKGVDVEKRGSQIRFSIKRNVTNGFLLQTKGTGASGSFKVAKKENQGKVGRKVKKPAAKNSPAKKPAAKKSPAKKPAAKKSPAKKPAAKKSPAKKPAAKKSPAKKTSTKKALTVKKSAKAAAGKKAAAAKPKSPKKASGAKVKAAKKVGKPRAKAKSTKPKKPALKK
- the LOC139257926 gene encoding histone H4, with the protein product MSGRGKGGKGLGKGGAKRHRKVLRDNIQGITKPAIRRLARRGGVKRISGLIYEETRGVLKVFLENVIRDAVTYTEHAKRKTVTAMDVVYALKRQGRTLYGFGG